A single window of Vigna radiata var. radiata cultivar VC1973A chromosome 4, Vradiata_ver6, whole genome shotgun sequence DNA harbors:
- the LOC106758663 gene encoding DNA-directed RNA polymerase I subunit RPA12-like isoform X2, which yields MAYYYSRLDFFCHLCGTMLIVPSSEYAQCSLCKTLQDIQDIRDKEISYTITAEEIRRELGMEIIEEQKVQLSKVNKKCEKCGHDEANFYTRQMRSADEGQTTFYTCTRCGNQSQEN from the exons ATGGCGTATTATTACTCTAGACTCGATTTCTTTTGCCATTTGTGTGGGACAATGCTAATTGTTCCTTCCAGTGAGTACGCCCAATGTTCTTTGTGCAAAACTCTCCAAGACATACAAG ATATTCGTGATAAGGAAATAAGTTACACAATTACTGCTGAG GAGATCAGAAGAGAGCTTGGAATGGAAATAATCGAGGAACAGAAGGTGCAATTGTCGAAG GTCaacaaaaaatgtgaaaaatgtgGCCATGATGAAGCTAACTTTTATACCAGACAG ATGAGATCAGCAGATGAAGGGCAAACTACTTTCTATACATGTACCCGTTGTGGTAATCAATCTCAGGAGAACTAG
- the LOC106758663 gene encoding DNA-directed RNA polymerase I subunit RPA12-like isoform X1, translating to MLEIVKKCFILVSSVYVRVFAASSSVFSALHTKLCISPPKSMAYYYSRLDFFCHLCGTMLIVPSSEYAQCSLCKTLQDIQDIRDKEISYTITAEEIRRELGMEIIEEQKVQLSKVNKKCEKCGHDEANFYTRQMRSADEGQTTFYTCTRCGNQSQEN from the exons ATGTTAGAAATTGTAAAAAAGTGTTTCATCCTCGTTTCGTCAGTATACGTTAGGGTTTTTGCAGCTTCGTCCTCTGTATTCTCTGCGCTACACACAAAACTGTGTATTTCACCTCCAAAATCGATGGCGTATTATTACTCTAGACTCGATTTCTTTTGCCATTTGTGTGGGACAATGCTAATTGTTCCTTCCAGTGAGTACGCCCAATGTTCTTTGTGCAAAACTCTCCAAGACATACAAG ATATTCGTGATAAGGAAATAAGTTACACAATTACTGCTGAG GAGATCAGAAGAGAGCTTGGAATGGAAATAATCGAGGAACAGAAGGTGCAATTGTCGAAG GTCaacaaaaaatgtgaaaaatgtgGCCATGATGAAGCTAACTTTTATACCAGACAG ATGAGATCAGCAGATGAAGGGCAAACTACTTTCTATACATGTACCCGTTGTGGTAATCAATCTCAGGAGAACTAG
- the LOC106758591 gene encoding gibberellin-regulated protein 4 isoform X2: MAMAKFLAAMILALIAISMLQTVMAANGHGDHLNDNKSKYGSGSLKSYQCPSQCSRRCNKTQYHKPCMFFCQKCCRKCLCVPPGYYGNKAVCPCYNNWKTKEGGPKCP, from the exons ATGGCTATGGCTAAGTTCCTTGCAGCTATGATCTTGGCACTCATTGCCATTTCCATGCTTCAAACC GTTATGGCTGCAAATGGGCATGGAGACCACCTGAATGATAACAAG AGCAAATATGGAAGTGGGAGTCTCAAGAGTTACC AATGCCCATCACAATGCTCGAGGAGATGCAACAAGACCCAATACCACAAGCCCTGCATGTTTTTCTGTCAGAAGTGCTGCAGGAAGTGCCTGTGTGTTCCTCCGGGTTATTATGGTAATAAGGCTGTGTGCCCTTGCTACAACAACTGGAAGACCAAGGAGGGAGGACCCAAGTGCCCTTGA
- the LOC106758591 gene encoding gibberellin-regulated protein 4 isoform X1 produces MAMAKFLAAMILALIAISMLQTVVMAANGHGDHLNDNKSKYGSGSLKSYQCPSQCSRRCNKTQYHKPCMFFCQKCCRKCLCVPPGYYGNKAVCPCYNNWKTKEGGPKCP; encoded by the exons ATGGCTATGGCTAAGTTCCTTGCAGCTATGATCTTGGCACTCATTGCCATTTCCATGCTTCAAACCGTG GTTATGGCTGCAAATGGGCATGGAGACCACCTGAATGATAACAAG AGCAAATATGGAAGTGGGAGTCTCAAGAGTTACC AATGCCCATCACAATGCTCGAGGAGATGCAACAAGACCCAATACCACAAGCCCTGCATGTTTTTCTGTCAGAAGTGCTGCAGGAAGTGCCTGTGTGTTCCTCCGGGTTATTATGGTAATAAGGCTGTGTGCCCTTGCTACAACAACTGGAAGACCAAGGAGGGAGGACCCAAGTGCCCTTGA
- the LOC106758058 gene encoding aquaporin NIP2-1, producing the protein MEGTSQNTFTFITTSIDAPSPSTPEISPSPSALSVLAQTYPPGFSRKVFAEVIGTFLLVFVGSGSAGLSVIDESRVSKLAASIAAGLIVTVMIYSIGHISGAHMNPAVSLAFAAVRHFPWPQVPFYVAAQLTGSISASYTLRELFQPSNEIGGTSPAGSHIQALIVEMVTTFTMVFISMAVATDTNATGQLSGVAVGSSVCISSIVAGPISGGSMNPARTLGPAIATSSYKGLWVYFVGPITGAVLAAWSYNVIRDTEHPGFPFSLSSLSFKVRQSVSGTKTDQRSLV; encoded by the exons ATGGAAGGTACCAGCCAAAACACGTTTACCTTCATAACCACCTCCATCGACGCTCCAAGTCCAAGCACCCCTGAGATATCACCATCTCCTTCTGCTCTTTCAGTACTCGCACAAACTTACCCTCCTGGTTTTTCCAGAAAG GTGTTTGCGGAGGTTATCGGAACGTTTCTGTTGGTGTTCGTCGGAAGTGGTTCTGCCGGTCTCAGTGTTATTGATGAGAGCAGAGTGTCAAAGCTCGCAGCTTCAATTGCTGCAGGACTCATCGTCACAGTCATGATTTACTCAATTGGACACATTTCTGGAGCACACATGAACCCTGCGGTTTCCCTTGCCTTTGCTGCGGTCAGGCATTTTCCGTGGCCACAG GTCCCGTTTTACGTAGCAGCTCAACTCACTGGATCCATTTCTGCTTCATACACATTGCGAGAGCTTTTCCAGCCATCAAATGAAATTGGGGGAACATCACCTGCTGGATCACATATCCAAGCACTGATCGTGGAAATGGTGACTACTTTCACCATGGTGTTCATTTCCATGGCCGTGGCCACTGACACAAACGCT ACAGGACAACTATCAGGAGTAGCAGTAGGTTCTTCTGTTTGCATATCAAGCATTGTTGCCGG ACCAATATCGGGGGGATCAATGAACCCAGCAAGGACATTAGGTCCTGCAATTGCAACATCATCCTACAAGGGACTTTGGGTATATTTTGTTGGACCAATTACTGGGGCAGTTTTAGCAGCATGGTCTTACAACGTCATTAGGGACACGGAACACCCTGGTTTTCCATTTTCACTATCCTCCCTTTCATTCAAGGTACGCCAAAGCGTTAGTGGAACCAAAACCGACCAACGAAGCTTGGTTTGA